The following proteins are encoded in a genomic region of Desulfosporosinus youngiae DSM 17734:
- a CDS encoding NAD(P)/FAD-dependent oxidoreductase — protein sequence MKHNVDVLIIGAGPAGIFTALELSKHHKDLKILIVDSGRSIEKRKCPARTTGVCAGCNPCAITRGWSGAGAFSDGKLSLSPAVGGRLVEYMREEQAQELINYADSIYRQFGAQETVYGLDNRRVEELEYEASRHQIALIHCPVRHLGTELAYDVLKGMYEYLMQKTKTVFWELAEVKEILADSEGAIGATIQRRGKQELDEVFARYVVAAPGRGGANWLADQTVRLGVVTENNEIDIGVRVEVPNSILDHLTRELYEPKLVYYSDTYDLKTRSFCVNPGGVVSEEHYDGDIAVVNGHSYADAAKKTKNTNFALLVSTRFTEPFNQPIEYGRYIARLANMLTGGGVMVQRLGDLLQGRRTTEARLRQSTTIPTLLSAVPGDLSYVLPERYLTSLIETLKAFDKIAPGMYSKNTLLYGVEVKFYSSKVKVKPNFETEIARLYTIGDGAGITRGLMQASATGIVVARDIVSKISPESGV from the coding sequence TTGAAACACAATGTGGATGTATTAATCATTGGAGCCGGTCCGGCCGGAATATTTACGGCTTTAGAGTTATCAAAACACCATAAGGATCTTAAAATTCTTATTGTGGATAGCGGCCGAAGCATAGAGAAGAGAAAGTGTCCTGCCCGTACGACGGGAGTTTGCGCGGGATGCAATCCCTGTGCTATTACCAGGGGATGGTCAGGTGCAGGGGCCTTCAGTGACGGAAAGCTCTCTTTGAGTCCTGCTGTGGGCGGACGTTTAGTTGAATATATGAGAGAAGAACAAGCTCAAGAGCTGATTAATTATGCGGATTCAATATACCGGCAGTTTGGGGCTCAGGAAACTGTGTATGGTTTAGACAACCGGCGGGTAGAAGAGCTTGAATATGAGGCATCCCGTCATCAGATTGCCTTAATTCATTGCCCTGTGCGGCATTTGGGCACAGAGCTGGCTTATGACGTGTTAAAAGGCATGTATGAATATCTTATGCAAAAGACGAAGACGGTTTTTTGGGAACTGGCAGAGGTCAAGGAAATCTTAGCCGACTCTGAAGGAGCTATAGGGGCGACCATTCAGCGAAGGGGAAAGCAAGAACTTGATGAAGTGTTTGCACGTTATGTTGTTGCCGCTCCCGGACGGGGAGGAGCCAATTGGCTGGCAGATCAAACGGTTCGCTTAGGTGTTGTCACAGAAAATAACGAGATCGATATCGGCGTGCGTGTCGAGGTTCCGAACTCTATCCTGGATCATTTAACCCGCGAGCTTTATGAACCAAAACTGGTCTATTATTCGGATACCTATGATCTGAAAACACGGAGTTTCTGTGTAAACCCAGGCGGGGTGGTCTCAGAGGAACACTACGATGGGGATATCGCTGTTGTAAATGGGCATAGTTACGCCGATGCTGCCAAGAAGACCAAAAATACGAATTTCGCTTTATTAGTATCAACTCGCTTTACAGAACCCTTTAATCAACCGATCGAATACGGACGATATATCGCCCGGCTGGCGAACATGTTAACCGGCGGCGGGGTAATGGTTCAGCGTCTTGGCGATCTTCTCCAGGGAAGACGGACAACTGAAGCCCGTTTGCGCCAATCGACGACCATTCCCACACTTCTGTCGGCAGTTCCGGGAGACCTCAGTTATGTACTTCCTGAGCGGTATTTGACCTCCCTTATCGAGACTCTGAAAGCCTTCGATAAAATTGCGCCCGGCATGTATTCGAAAAACACATTACTATATGGAGTTGAGGTTAAATTTTACTCCTCTAAAGTAAAAGTTAAACCGAACTTTGAAACAGAGATCGCCAGGCTGTATACCATCGGTGATGGAGCCGGGATCACCCGGGGCTTGATGCAGGCATCAGCGACGGGGATTGTGGTAGCCCGGGATATTGTGAGTAAGATATCACCAGAAAGCGGCGTATAA
- the lonC gene encoding Lon family ATP-dependent protease, translated as MKGILTKWLNQTNLHGDRLHDEEELSREVEALYVLLSNYYGTDKLVLKASRLEALKLMRSGELAERVAGLRKIVADDPTDQTLPTMQEIPRLLEEIEEQIADIIARRAVEERLERVVSKKIQERHEDYVKEIKLNVLKETAGPENAQTLKKLAVLEKMNTISLKRSAFDVLRPRTVEEIAGQENAVQALLAKLATPYPQHILIYGPPGVGKTSAARVALEMVKNLPCSPFTKNAPFIEVDGTTLRWDPRDVTNPLLGSVHDPIYQGAKHDLADTGIPEPKMGLVSDAHGGILFIDEIGEMDPLLQNKLLKVLEDKRAFFDSSYYDPSNGQVPQWIKKLFDEGAPADFVLIGATTRDPAELNPALRSRCSEVFFVPLEPKDVQHIIRQAGQKLGVRLDDNVPEIISEYVIEGRKANSILTDAYGLARYRNPDQEEVRVTCEDVYEVLRSARLTPFIFRKVQSNLEVGRVLGLGVSGFLGSVLEIEAITFPGQNGKGTIRFNETAGSMARDAVFNAAAVIRALTGEDLRNYDVHVNVIGGGKIDGPSAGLATTLAIYSALKKQPLRQDVAVTGEISIQGKVKPVGGIYEKIFGAKQVEVRKVLIPLENMADVPQSLQGIEVVAVSTIEEAMSHVFDV; from the coding sequence ATGAAAGGGATTTTGACAAAATGGTTAAATCAGACAAATCTCCACGGTGATCGTCTGCATGATGAGGAAGAATTGAGTCGGGAAGTAGAAGCTCTGTATGTTCTGCTTTCCAATTATTATGGCACAGATAAGCTGGTGCTTAAGGCCAGCCGGTTAGAAGCCTTAAAGCTTATGCGTTCCGGTGAGCTTGCCGAACGTGTTGCGGGATTACGCAAAATAGTCGCTGATGATCCGACGGATCAAACGCTGCCGACGATGCAGGAGATTCCCCGGTTATTAGAGGAAATCGAGGAGCAAATTGCCGATATTATCGCCCGGCGTGCAGTTGAAGAGCGGCTGGAGCGTGTTGTTTCCAAGAAGATACAGGAGCGGCATGAAGATTATGTTAAAGAGATAAAACTGAATGTGCTCAAAGAAACGGCGGGACCGGAAAACGCTCAAACACTCAAAAAGTTAGCCGTTCTCGAGAAGATGAATACGATCTCACTCAAACGTTCTGCCTTTGATGTTTTACGTCCCCGGACAGTGGAAGAAATCGCAGGGCAGGAAAATGCTGTGCAAGCCTTATTAGCTAAATTGGCGACACCTTATCCCCAGCATATATTGATTTATGGTCCGCCGGGGGTGGGGAAGACCTCGGCAGCCAGGGTTGCCTTAGAAATGGTTAAGAACCTCCCCTGTTCTCCTTTTACGAAAAACGCTCCTTTTATCGAAGTGGATGGAACGACCTTAAGATGGGATCCCCGGGATGTAACAAACCCGCTCTTGGGTTCGGTCCATGATCCCATCTATCAAGGGGCAAAGCATGACTTAGCGGATACGGGCATACCGGAACCCAAAATGGGTCTGGTGAGTGATGCTCACGGAGGTATCCTTTTTATCGATGAAATCGGAGAAATGGACCCCTTACTGCAAAATAAACTGCTTAAAGTGCTTGAAGATAAGCGGGCATTTTTTGATTCTTCATATTATGATCCCAGTAATGGACAGGTGCCTCAGTGGATTAAGAAACTTTTTGATGAGGGCGCTCCAGCTGATTTTGTTCTGATTGGGGCGACAACGAGAGATCCTGCTGAGCTTAATCCGGCCCTGCGTTCCCGCTGCTCTGAGGTGTTCTTTGTTCCTCTGGAACCTAAGGATGTTCAGCACATTATACGTCAGGCCGGTCAGAAGCTGGGAGTAAGGCTGGATGATAATGTCCCGGAAATTATCAGTGAATATGTGATTGAAGGACGGAAGGCTAATAGTATTCTGACGGATGCCTACGGCCTGGCCAGGTATCGGAACCCTGATCAAGAGGAAGTTCGAGTGACGTGTGAGGATGTTTATGAAGTCCTGCGCTCCGCCCGGCTTACTCCTTTTATTTTTCGCAAGGTCCAAAGCAATCTGGAAGTTGGCAGAGTTTTGGGCTTGGGAGTGTCCGGATTTTTGGGTTCGGTTTTAGAGATTGAGGCAATTACCTTTCCCGGCCAGAATGGTAAAGGAACCATTCGCTTTAATGAAACGGCGGGAAGTATGGCAAGGGATGCTGTCTTCAATGCTGCCGCTGTGATCCGTGCGCTGACCGGGGAGGATTTACGCAATTATGATGTTCATGTTAATGTCATCGGCGGAGGAAAAATCGATGGTCCTTCAGCAGGGCTGGCAACCACCCTGGCTATATACAGTGCCTTGAAAAAGCAGCCGCTCCGGCAAGATGTAGCTGTGACCGGGGAGATTTCTATTCAAGGAAAGGTTAAGCCGGTGGGGGGTATTTACGAAAAGATTTTCGGGGCTAAGCAGGTTGAAGTTCGTAAGGTTTTGATTCCCCTTGAAAATATGGCGGATGTACCCCAGAGTTTGCAAGGTATTGAAGTGGTGGCAGTCAGTACCATTGAAGAGGCTATGAGCCACGTTTTTGATGTCTGA
- the purB gene encoding adenylosuccinate lyase, whose amino-acid sequence MLLDRYTHPEMGQLWQDGYEYERWLEVELAVAEVMAKRGEIPREAMEEIRTKAKVNPKRVLEIEAVVRHDLIAFLQAVVEEIGESGKYLHLGLTSSDVKDTALSLVLRDSGRLLKEDLTELRGALVKRALESKYTVMVGRTHGIHAEPLTFGLKLALWIAEIDRQIERLDHAILSVSAGKISGAVGTYANVSPEVEEAVCKHLGLETALVSNQILQRDRHAHFVTTLALIGGSVEKISTEIRNLQRTDILEVEEPFATGQKGSSAMPHKRNPIICEQVAGMSRLLRGNALAAMENIALWHERDMTHSSVERVILPDSCILLDHMLRQMTKVIAGLKIREDQMKRNLQKTYGLTSSQRVLLALVEHGCMREEAYAWVQQNAFQAWEQGQDFIEVVSKDARVLNYLTNEEIQSLFDLNYHLHHVDDIFRRLELED is encoded by the coding sequence TTGTTGCTCGATCGATACACTCATCCGGAAATGGGACAGTTATGGCAGGATGGATATGAATATGAACGCTGGTTAGAGGTTGAACTGGCAGTTGCTGAGGTTATGGCGAAGCGAGGGGAAATTCCCCGGGAGGCCATGGAGGAAATCCGCACGAAGGCAAAGGTTAATCCCAAACGGGTTTTAGAAATTGAAGCTGTAGTACGTCATGATCTGATCGCTTTTTTGCAGGCAGTTGTAGAAGAGATCGGGGAATCCGGAAAATACCTGCATCTCGGGTTGACGTCTTCAGATGTTAAAGATACTGCCTTAAGCCTGGTCTTGCGAGATTCGGGACGACTGCTGAAAGAGGACTTAACAGAACTTCGGGGTGCTTTAGTTAAACGAGCTTTAGAAAGCAAATATACGGTGATGGTCGGACGGACCCATGGTATTCATGCCGAACCGCTAACCTTCGGCTTGAAGCTGGCCCTTTGGATTGCCGAGATTGATCGTCAAATCGAGCGTCTTGATCATGCAATCCTTTCTGTAAGCGCCGGAAAGATCTCAGGTGCTGTGGGAACCTATGCCAATGTTTCGCCTGAGGTAGAAGAGGCGGTTTGTAAACATTTGGGTTTAGAGACTGCTTTGGTTAGCAATCAAATATTACAAAGGGACAGACATGCCCATTTTGTTACTACTCTGGCACTAATCGGCGGTTCTGTCGAAAAGATCTCAACCGAGATCCGCAATTTACAACGGACAGATATTCTTGAAGTAGAGGAACCCTTTGCGACGGGTCAAAAGGGTTCCTCTGCCATGCCCCACAAACGTAATCCCATCATTTGCGAGCAAGTGGCCGGAATGTCCAGGCTGCTAAGGGGTAATGCGTTAGCGGCAATGGAGAACATTGCCCTGTGGCATGAACGGGATATGACACATTCTTCTGTGGAACGGGTTATACTTCCGGACAGCTGTATTCTGTTAGATCATATGCTTCGCCAGATGACTAAGGTTATTGCGGGACTAAAAATTCGTGAAGATCAAATGAAGAGGAATCTTCAGAAAACCTATGGACTGACATCGTCACAGCGTGTACTTTTGGCCCTCGTTGAACATGGATGTATGAGAGAAGAAGCCTATGCCTGGGTTCAGCAAAACGCTTTTCAAGCCTGGGAGCAAGGTCAGGATTTCATAGAGGTTGTTTCTAAGGATGCTCGTGTCCTGAACTATTTGACGAATGAAGAAATTCAAAGCTTGTTTGATCTAAACTATCACCTACATCATGTGGATGATATCTTTAGACGGCTGGAATTAGAAGACTAG
- a CDS encoding adenylosuccinate synthase has protein sequence MAAVVLIGSQWGDEGKGKITDFLAEKAKVVVRYQGGNNAGHTVVVNGEEFKLHLIPSGILYEDKTCVIGNGVVIDPKVLLDELDYLAERGVKTGKLVISSNAQVIMPYHRVLDGLEEEARGEHKIGTTKRGIGPAYMDKASRIGIRVMDLLDKDEFADKLQRNLVEKNNLLVKVYGQEALEFDEIYETYLGYAERIRSMVADSSLTIDVSIQAGEKVLFEGAQGTLLDIDHGTYPYVTSSHPIAGGACIGAGIGPTRINRVVGVIKAYTTRVGEGPFPTELLDETGEEMRKNGHEFGTTTGRARRCGWFDAVIARYAVRVSGISDFAVTKLDVLTGFDKLKICVGYKVQDEIIHEFPQSQKLFKQCEPVYEEMPGWQEDITSVRRFEDLPQAAQNYILRIEELSGVPATLVAIGPGREQTIVRGEIF, from the coding sequence ATGGCTGCAGTTGTATTGATTGGTTCTCAATGGGGAGACGAGGGAAAGGGCAAGATAACGGATTTCCTGGCTGAAAAGGCGAAGGTTGTTGTACGATACCAGGGAGGAAACAATGCGGGTCACACGGTTGTTGTGAATGGGGAAGAGTTCAAGCTTCATCTCATTCCTTCGGGAATCCTCTATGAAGACAAGACTTGTGTAATTGGCAATGGTGTGGTAATTGATCCGAAGGTATTATTGGATGAATTGGATTACCTTGCCGAGCGAGGGGTTAAAACGGGCAAACTGGTCATTAGCAGCAATGCGCAGGTGATTATGCCCTACCATAGGGTGCTTGACGGCTTAGAGGAAGAGGCCCGCGGTGAACACAAAATCGGGACTACGAAGCGCGGAATTGGACCGGCCTATATGGATAAGGCGTCACGGATCGGAATCCGGGTCATGGATCTTTTAGATAAGGATGAATTCGCAGATAAGCTGCAGAGGAATCTGGTGGAGAAGAATAATTTGTTGGTTAAAGTCTATGGCCAGGAAGCACTGGAATTTGATGAAATTTATGAAACTTATCTGGGCTATGCTGAGCGAATTCGTTCGATGGTCGCGGATAGTTCGCTTACCATTGATGTAAGTATCCAAGCTGGAGAGAAAGTTCTCTTTGAAGGGGCTCAGGGGACCTTGCTTGATATAGATCATGGGACTTATCCCTATGTAACCTCTTCTCATCCGATTGCCGGAGGGGCTTGCATAGGAGCCGGTATCGGTCCAACCCGTATTAATCGTGTGGTTGGGGTTATTAAGGCCTATACCACCCGTGTGGGAGAAGGCCCTTTCCCTACAGAGTTATTGGATGAGACCGGCGAAGAAATGCGTAAGAATGGACATGAGTTTGGCACTACGACGGGCCGCGCGAGACGTTGCGGCTGGTTTGATGCTGTGATTGCCCGTTATGCTGTTCGGGTGAGCGGAATCTCAGACTTTGCTGTTACAAAACTCGATGTTCTTACGGGATTTGATAAATTAAAGATTTGCGTTGGGTATAAGGTTCAGGATGAGATTATCCATGAATTTCCCCAAAGTCAAAAACTTTTCAAGCAATGCGAACCGGTTTATGAGGAAATGCCTGGTTGGCAAGAAGATATCACCAGCGTTCGCCGCTTTGAGGACCTCCCGCAGGCAGCGCAAAATTATATCCTGCGGATTGAGGAGCTATCCGGTGTACCGGCAACCTTAGTTGCAATTGGGCCGGGGCGTGAACAGACCATTGTACGGGGGGAAATCTTTTAG
- a CDS encoding PhoH family protein: MPLPENNLLFGFAPRLTPEQREYVDAIFDYQLVMVNAKAGTGKTTLAVACAKLFKQPLTYIFNPVQESAMGFRPGTQSEKESIYHQPLIDALLEINENPAQCVYNEEALVNEAIRRKVSMKRVMDSIWCYPKTPLFLRGTNLKDMTIIIDECQNFTVQELRKIFTRVHDSCKVICIGHSGQIDIPAAKSGFVPYMEHFRSQPYCKILTLTKNFRGELANWADSI; this comes from the coding sequence ATGCCATTACCTGAGAACAACTTGTTGTTTGGGTTTGCGCCAAGATTAACGCCGGAACAGCGTGAGTATGTTGACGCGATCTTCGATTATCAATTAGTCATGGTTAATGCTAAAGCAGGAACGGGGAAAACCACCCTTGCGGTTGCTTGTGCCAAGCTCTTTAAGCAACCCCTGACTTATATCTTTAATCCGGTTCAGGAATCTGCCATGGGTTTCAGACCGGGTACCCAATCTGAAAAAGAAAGTATTTATCATCAACCTTTAATAGATGCTCTTTTAGAGATCAATGAGAATCCCGCTCAGTGTGTGTATAATGAAGAGGCACTGGTTAATGAGGCCATACGCAGAAAGGTAAGCATGAAAAGGGTCATGGACAGTATTTGGTGTTACCCTAAAACACCCTTATTTCTGCGGGGGACAAATCTTAAAGATATGACGATAATTATTGATGAGTGCCAGAATTTTACGGTTCAGGAATTAAGAAAAATCTTTACTCGTGTCCATGATTCATGCAAAGTCATCTGCATTGGACATTCAGGACAGATCGACATACCCGCTGCCAAAAGTGGTTTTGTCCCTTATATGGAGCACTTTAGGAGCCAACCCTATTGCAAGATTTTGACACTGACAAAGAACTTTCGAGGAGAACTTGCCAATTGGGCTGACTCAATTTAA
- the dnaB gene encoding replicative DNA helicase: MELIKVPPQNLEAEQAVLGAMMLEPEIGSSVFEMLQPEDFYRDNHRLIFSAVQELFEKGDPVDLVSVAEVLRRQGRLEQVGGIAAISEIARSVPSAANVEYYARIVSEKALLRQLIRATSSILERGYEPGEEARSLLEEAEKLILDLSRQRVKDGFSAIRDVLLDTFEKIEYLYANKGNLTGVPTFFTDLDRMTAGWQPSDLVIIAARPSMGKTALVLNMAQNAAVRAKVAVAIFSLEMSKEQLVQRMLCGEALVDQQRVRTGDLLDTDWPKLTRAVGPLSDAPIFIDDTVGITLAELRSKARRLKSEHDLGLIIIDYLQLLSVGKKSESRQQEVAQISRTLKGIARELKVPVIALSQLNRGVEQRQDKRPIMSDLLESGAIEADADVISFIYRDEYYHSESEKKGIAELIIAKHRNGPVGTVELGFLKEFTKFVNLDRQHQMA; the protein is encoded by the coding sequence ATGGAACTCATAAAAGTTCCGCCCCAGAATTTAGAGGCCGAACAGGCGGTCTTAGGTGCGATGATGCTCGAACCGGAGATTGGAAGTTCTGTCTTTGAGATGCTTCAGCCGGAGGACTTTTATAGAGATAATCATCGTTTGATTTTCAGCGCTGTTCAAGAGCTCTTTGAAAAAGGGGATCCGGTAGACTTAGTTAGTGTTGCGGAAGTTTTACGCCGGCAGGGACGCCTGGAACAAGTGGGCGGAATAGCGGCAATCTCCGAGATTGCCCGTTCCGTCCCTTCTGCGGCTAATGTAGAGTATTACGCAAGGATAGTCTCGGAAAAGGCCCTCCTGCGTCAGCTCATTCGGGCAACCAGCAGTATTTTAGAACGAGGATATGAGCCTGGAGAAGAAGCACGGAGCCTCCTGGAGGAAGCTGAAAAACTTATTCTGGATCTTTCCCGGCAGCGTGTTAAAGATGGATTTAGCGCTATTCGTGACGTTCTGCTGGACACGTTTGAAAAGATAGAGTACCTCTATGCTAATAAAGGAAATCTGACGGGTGTTCCTACGTTTTTTACAGACCTGGATCGTATGACAGCGGGCTGGCAGCCTTCGGATCTGGTGATCATAGCAGCACGGCCTTCTATGGGAAAAACCGCACTTGTTTTAAATATGGCTCAAAATGCAGCGGTTCGGGCCAAGGTTGCTGTGGCAATTTTCAGCTTGGAAATGTCCAAAGAACAGTTGGTGCAGCGAATGCTTTGCGGGGAGGCCTTAGTTGATCAGCAGCGTGTAAGGACGGGTGATTTGCTGGATACAGATTGGCCGAAGCTGACGCGGGCAGTGGGGCCTCTCTCGGATGCCCCGATCTTTATTGATGATACCGTAGGAATCACCTTGGCCGAGCTTCGGTCGAAGGCGCGAAGATTAAAGTCGGAGCATGATTTGGGGCTGATTATTATTGACTATCTTCAACTATTGTCAGTGGGGAAAAAGTCCGAAAGCCGCCAGCAGGAAGTTGCTCAAATCTCCAGAACTCTTAAGGGGATTGCCCGCGAACTTAAAGTTCCGGTCATTGCCTTGTCTCAGCTTAATCGGGGAGTTGAACAGCGCCAGGATAAACGGCCTATTATGTCGGATTTATTAGAATCGGGAGCTATTGAAGCGGATGCGGACGTGATTTCGTTTATTTACCGGGATGAATATTATCATTCTGAGTCTGAGAAAAAAGGTATCGCTGAATTGATTATTGCCAAACACCGCAACGGTCCGGTAGGAACCGTTGAATTGGGTTTTCTCAAAGAGTTTACTAAGTTTGTGAATTTGGACCGGCAGCATCAGATGGCTTAA
- a CDS encoding tyrosine-type recombinase/integrase — MKKAIISYFAEGNSLAPASHNIRRKYLKCFFSWVVKEGILPANPLIDIPLRREEPRVREIDESKLHSIFDVCDLTIYSGLRDYVLLCLTIDTGVRPKEALSLLPDDFNLRSMEVRVPAIIAKTRVSRTLPLSPLTVDGVRKLTSIRPDSWGKVPFFVSAERNTMDTHAWSQRLNRYGNKLGFKITAYDLRHAFALMFLRNGGHALALQRTLGHVDLTMTKRYVALTQEDLRKQHRMASPLNVIVPKKERLRKLKY, encoded by the coding sequence TTGAAGAAAGCTATCATCAGTTATTTTGCTGAAGGGAACAGTTTAGCACCTGCAAGTCATAATATCCGTAGGAAATATCTAAAATGTTTCTTCTCGTGGGTTGTAAAGGAGGGTATCTTACCTGCCAATCCCTTAATAGATATTCCTTTGCGTCGTGAGGAGCCTCGAGTACGTGAAATTGACGAGTCAAAGCTCCATTCAATATTTGATGTTTGTGATCTTACAATATACTCAGGTTTAAGAGATTATGTACTTTTATGTCTGACTATAGATACAGGAGTTAGACCAAAGGAAGCTTTATCCCTATTACCGGATGATTTTAACTTACGTAGTATGGAAGTTCGGGTACCAGCGATCATTGCCAAAACAAGAGTTAGTAGAACTCTTCCATTGTCACCATTAACAGTAGATGGAGTTAGAAAATTAACTAGCATACGACCTGACAGTTGGGGTAAAGTCCCCTTCTTCGTTTCAGCAGAAAGAAATACCATGGACACTCATGCATGGTCGCAGAGGTTGAATCGCTATGGCAATAAACTTGGATTCAAAATTACCGCCTATGATTTACGGCATGCATTCGCTCTAATGTTTTTACGTAATGGTGGACATGCTTTAGCCCTTCAGAGAACTTTAGGGCATGTCGACTTAACTATGACTAAACGATATGTAGCATTAACCCAGGAGGATCTGCGTAAACAGCATAGAATGGCATCACCGTTAAATGTAATAGTACCAAAGAAAGAGCGCCTTAGAAAGCTTAAGTACTAA
- a CDS encoding methyl-accepting chemotaxis protein has translation MTKIKYSIILLLVTIALIICSILGGYNIYNVIVNERTSVTQYRDTLYEQFDRTIKLQVQTAHSLVKDIYERQERGELTPEEAKKQAADLVRNLRFDNDNYFWIDTTEGINVVLLGREASEGKSRYDAVDSDGKYFVQDFINNGIQADGGYTDYTFAKPNETEPLPKRSYTLLFQPYNWVIGTGNWVDSMDKLVSVKQLEIENKGRASIIYTLVSILAALGVSMILGTILSNKISNRIVAMANYTAEIAKGNLKVERINSDAKDELGQLGRAFDTMTENLIQLVEHVSSSSKQVAASSQQLSAGAEQSAQASYQVAAAIAEVSMGAEKQLSAVNETSASVEQMSAGIQHMMDNAKIVVKSSEQTALSAAEGSQAIKKTIQQMMNIEETVTGSADVVMNLGERSKEIGQIVDTISGIAEQTNLLALNAAIEAARAGEQGRGFAVVADEVRKLAEQSQEASKQIALLISGIQHDTQKAVVSINEGTHQVKLGTEVAETAGQAFNEIADLVNQVSSQIGEISEDIQQMAVGSEKVVSSVTDIYEISREISGQTQTVSAATEEQSASMEEVSSSSQILAKMAEELQETLKKFNV, from the coding sequence ATGACAAAAATAAAATACAGTATTATTCTGCTGCTAGTGACGATAGCACTTATCATATGTTCTATTCTCGGAGGGTATAATATCTATAATGTGATAGTGAACGAGCGAACGAGTGTCACGCAATATCGTGATACCTTGTATGAACAGTTTGACCGGACGATTAAACTCCAGGTTCAGACGGCTCATAGTTTAGTCAAAGACATTTATGAACGTCAGGAACGAGGGGAATTAACCCCTGAGGAGGCAAAAAAGCAAGCTGCTGATTTAGTTAGAAATTTACGGTTTGACAATGATAACTACTTTTGGATTGACACGACTGAGGGGATAAACGTTGTTCTGCTTGGGAGAGAGGCTTCTGAAGGTAAGTCACGCTATGATGCCGTGGATAGTGACGGTAAATATTTTGTCCAGGATTTCATTAACAATGGAATTCAGGCAGATGGAGGCTATACTGATTATACCTTTGCTAAACCTAATGAAACTGAACCATTACCGAAGAGAAGCTATACCTTGTTATTTCAGCCTTATAACTGGGTGATTGGGACCGGAAATTGGGTTGATAGTATGGATAAGCTTGTTTCGGTGAAGCAGCTTGAAATTGAGAATAAGGGCAGGGCAAGTATAATCTATACTCTGGTATCTATCTTAGCGGCCTTAGGGGTATCCATGATACTGGGGACTATCTTAAGCAACAAGATTTCGAATAGAATTGTAGCAATGGCTAATTACACAGCGGAAATAGCAAAAGGTAATCTTAAAGTTGAACGCATCAATAGTGATGCTAAGGACGAATTAGGACAACTTGGCAGAGCGTTTGATACTATGACTGAAAATCTTATTCAGCTTGTCGAGCATGTGTCATCGTCATCCAAGCAAGTTGCTGCATCATCCCAACAATTGAGTGCCGGTGCGGAACAATCGGCTCAAGCGTCTTACCAGGTTGCAGCGGCCATAGCGGAAGTCTCTATGGGTGCGGAAAAACAATTAAGTGCTGTCAATGAAACATCGGCCAGTGTTGAGCAGATGTCGGCAGGTATTCAGCACATGATGGACAATGCTAAAATAGTGGTTAAGTCCTCTGAGCAAACGGCCCTTTCTGCCGCGGAGGGCAGCCAGGCTATCAAAAAGACGATTCAGCAAATGATGAATATTGAAGAAACAGTTACAGGATCTGCTGATGTGGTTATGAATTTGGGTGAGCGTTCTAAAGAAATCGGACAAATTGTGGATACCATTTCAGGTATAGCTGAACAGACAAACCTTCTCGCCTTGAATGCTGCAATTGAAGCTGCACGAGCAGGTGAACAAGGAAGGGGTTTTGCTGTTGTAGCGGATGAAGTCCGAAAATTGGCGGAACAATCTCAGGAGGCTTCAAAGCAAATTGCCTTATTAATCAGTGGTATTCAGCATGATACCCAAAAGGCTGTTGTGTCGATTAATGAAGGCACCCATCAAGTAAAACTGGGGACAGAGGTGGCTGAAACTGCCGGTCAGGCATTTAATGAGATAGCGGATTTAGTAAATCAGGTTTCATCCCAAATTGGGGAGATTTCAGAGGATATTCAACAAATGGCAGTGGGCAGCGAAAAGGTTGTCTCTTCGGTTACGGATATATATGAGATTAGCCGGGAAATCAGCGGGCAGACTCAAACGGTGTCTGCCGCAACAGAGGAGCAGTCGGCTTCTATGGAGGAAGTTTCCTCTTCGAGCCAGATTTTAGCAAAGATGGCTGAGGAATTGCAGGAAACCTTGAAAAAATTTAATGTATAA